A single region of the Peromyscus eremicus chromosome 16_21, PerEre_H2_v1, whole genome shotgun sequence genome encodes:
- the Frs3 gene encoding fibroblast growth factor receptor substrate 3, which produces MGSCCSCLDRDSVPHNHPTKFKVTNVDDEGVELGSGVMELTQSELVLHLHQREAVRWPYLCLRRYGYDSNLFSFESGRRCQTGQGIFAFKCSRAEEIFNLLQDLMQCNSINVMEEPVIITRNSHPQELDLPRGPSQPTGYTVSSLSNGCPGCPGEGTRFSAPRRPSTSSLRHPSLGEESTHNLIGSDEQSHTYVNTPTGEEDHRRSRHCLQPLPEGRAPFPPQTWGSDQRDPQVFLQPGQVKFVLGPTPARRQVMKCQSLCPSMHDPPHHNNNEGPSECPAQPKCTYENVSGSLRPGAGWRLSPEEPGWSGLAHRRAALLHYENLPPLPPVWESQVQQLGGEAGDDGDSRDGLTPSSNGFPDGEEDETPLQKPTSTRASARSHSSFPVPLTRRHRGSPRVFNFDFRRPGPEPSRQLNYIQVELKGWGTDRPKGSQDPSVSGAPGPTPHPARSSDSYAVIDLKKTVAMSNLQRALPRDDGTVRKTRHNSTDLPL; this is translated from the exons ATGGGGAGCTGCTGTAGCTGCCTGGACAGAGACAGCGTGCCACACAACCACCCTACCAAGTTCAAG GTGACAAACGTGGATGATGAGGGCGTGGAGCTGGGCTCGGGGGTGATGGAGCTGACCCAGAGTGAGCTGGTGCTGCACCTGCATCAGCGGGAAGCCGTGCGCTGGCCTTACCTCTGCCTGCGACGCTATGGTTATGACTCCAACCTCTTCTCCTTTGAGAGTGGCCGCCGCTGTCAGACGGGCCAGG GGATCTTTGCTTTCAAGTGCTCACGGGCAGAGGAAATCTTCAACCTGCTGCAGGACCTCATGCAATGTAACAGCATCAACGTGATGGAAGAGCCAGTCATCATCACCCGTAACAGCCACCCCCAAGAGCTCGACCTCCCCCGAGGGCCCTCACAGCCCACTG GCTACACTGTCTCCAGCCTCTCCAATGgctgccctggctgccctggagagGGCACACGGTTCTCCGCTCCCCGCCGACCCTCCACAAGCAGCCTGCGACACCCCTCGCTTGGAGAAGAGTCCACCCACAACCTCATTGGCTCCGATGAGCAG TCCCACACCTATGTCAACACACCGACTGGCGAAGAAGACCACCGCAGGAGTCGCCACTGCCTGCAGCCACTGCCTGAGGGCCGGGCACCCTTTCCACCACAGACCTGGGGTTCCGACCAGCGGGACCCACAGGTGTTCTTGCAACCAGGGCAGGTCAAGTTTGTGTTGGGCCCCACCCCTGCTCGGCGGCAGGTGATGAAGTGTCAGAGCCTCTGCCCCAGCATGCACGACCCTCCCCATCACAACAACAACGAAGGTCCTTCTGAGTGCCCAGCCCAGCCCAAATGCACCTACGAGAATGTCAGCGGGAGCCTGCGGCCAGGGGCTGGCTGGAGACTGAGCCCGGAGGAGCCAGGGTGGAGTGGCCTGGCCCACCGTCGGGCTGCCCTGCTGCACTATGAGAACCTTCCCCCGCTTCCCCCTGTGTGGGAGAGCCAAGTCCAGCAGCTgggcggggaggctggggatgATGGGGACTCCAGGGATGGGCTTACACCATCCTCAAATGGCTTCCCCGATGGTGAGGAGGATGAAACCCCACTACAGAAACCCACCAGCACCAGGGCCTCTGCCCGTAGCCACAGCAGCTTCCCTGTCCCACTGACCCGCCGCCACCGAGGCTCCCCAAGGGTCTTCAACTTTGATTTCCGCCGGCCAGGCCCTGAGCCATCAAGGCAGCTCAACTACATCCAGGTGGAGCTTAAGGGCTGGGGCACAGACCGTCCCAAGGGGTCCCAGGACCCCTCGGTATCTGGAGCTCCTGGACCCACCCCACACCCTGCTCGCAGCTCAGACTCCTATGCCGTGATTGACCTCAAGAAGACCGTGGCCATGTCCAACCTGCAGAGGGCTCTGCCCCGAGATGACGGCACTGTCAGGAAGACTCGGCACAACAGCACCGACCTGCCTCTGTAG